From Daucus carota subsp. sativus chromosome 6, DH1 v3.0, whole genome shotgun sequence, the proteins below share one genomic window:
- the LOC108225017 gene encoding membrane steroid-binding protein 2: MGLYATVTDTISYYTGLSPAAFFTILALMYVVYKVVCGMFVAADDYRAVKRSNDFVLREPVQLGDVTVEELRAYDGSDPNKPLLMAIKGQIYDVSRSRMFYGPGGPYALFAGRDASRALALMSFESKDLTGNIDGLSPDELEVLQDWEYKFMEKYMKVGQIVSEKSKAEHTEDEDKVHEN; the protein is encoded by the exons ATGGGGTTGTACGCGACGGTGACGGATACAATCAGCTACTACACCGGCCTATCTCCGGCGGCTTTCTTCACTATTCTCGCACTTATGTATGTTGTTTACAAAGTCGTTTGCGGCATGTTCGTCGCCGCCGATGATTACAGGGCAGTCAAACGCAGCAACGACTTTGTTCTCCGGGAGCCTGTTCAGTTAGGCGATGTTACTGTTGAGGAATTGAGAGCTTATGATGGCTCTGATCCAAACAAGCCCTTGCTCATGGCTATTAAAGGTCAAATCTATGATGTCTCTCGCTCCAG GATGTTCTATGGTCCTGGAGGGCCATATGCACTGTTTGCTGGTAGAGATGCAAGCCGAGCTTTAGCGCTCATGTCATTTGAGTCTAAAGATCTAACAGGAAATATAGATGGTCTAAGTCCTGATGAGCTTGAAGTTCTGCAAGACTGGGAATACAAATTTATGGAGAAGTACATGAAGGTTGGGCAGATTGTTTCAGAAAAATCAAAAGCTGAGCACACTGAAGATGAGGACAAAGTGCATGAAAACTAA